One Cryobacterium roopkundense genomic region harbors:
- a CDS encoding TRAP transporter small permease — protein MATLVAIAQVLLRAIFNIHLWWGEETIVYLIIYSTFLGAVITLRHNEHIAVKVFEPFLGKIGRRRMDILGILVTITYLVIVGFFAWLLLFEPFSTSTVTPTLKLPLWVVEFAVPLGFTLMLLRAIEILVRLIRGLPASVDGDKSEFQREEEALGLDEGEAKL, from the coding sequence GTGGCAACGCTCGTTGCCATCGCCCAGGTGCTGCTCAGGGCCATCTTCAACATTCACCTCTGGTGGGGTGAGGAGACCATCGTCTACCTCATCATCTACTCCACCTTCCTCGGCGCCGTCATCACCCTGCGCCACAACGAACACATCGCCGTGAAGGTCTTCGAACCGTTCCTCGGCAAAATCGGCCGGCGCCGGATGGACATCCTCGGCATTCTGGTCACGATCACCTACCTCGTGATCGTGGGCTTTTTCGCCTGGCTGCTGCTGTTCGAGCCGTTTTCCACCTCCACGGTCACCCCCACGCTCAAGCTGCCGCTGTGGGTGGTCGAATTCGCCGTTCCGCTGGGCTTCACGCTGATGCTGTTGCGGGCCATCGAAATCCTGGTGCGGCTCATTCGCGGCCTGCCGGCATCCGTTGACGGAGACAAGAGCGAGTTCCAACGCGAAGAAGAAGCGCTCGGCCTAGATGAAGGGGAGGCGAAACTGTGA
- a CDS encoding TRAP transporter large permease yields MIEGLLALLIILFALLLTSAPIAVAMGLTSFIYFYFFTAIPLTQVPERLFNALNAFPLMAIPFFIVAANLMSRGGISKRLIAASNALVGQFRGGLAMTAVLACMFFAAISGSSPATVVAVGTLIIPAMIKSGYGKDFSTGLVTTSGSLGILIPPSIPLIVYGISTEQSIGDLFVAGIGPGIMAGIGLLILAVVVSRRKKYGMGLNAIRMSKYERFTALRDASLSLFLPIFVLGGIYTGIFTPTEAAAMAVFYALIVSIFVYKEIKLKDMPSILMASARTSSMVMFIVASGILFSFVLTAERIPGQVSEALLASELTPVMFLIMVNVLLLVVGMFMETSSAILILAPVLLPVAMELGVDPIHFGIIMVLNLEIGMMTPPLGLNLFVASGLTGMNILRVAKACLPSVGVLLIALVIVTFVPQLSTFAL; encoded by the coding sequence GTGATCGAAGGACTGCTTGCCCTCCTGATTATCCTGTTTGCCCTATTGCTCACGTCCGCACCCATCGCGGTCGCAATGGGTCTCACCTCATTCATCTACTTCTATTTCTTCACCGCCATCCCGCTCACCCAGGTTCCCGAGCGGCTCTTCAACGCCCTGAACGCGTTCCCGTTGATGGCCATCCCGTTCTTCATCGTGGCGGCCAACCTCATGAGTCGCGGCGGAATCAGCAAGCGCCTGATCGCCGCGTCAAACGCCCTCGTCGGGCAGTTCCGCGGCGGCCTGGCCATGACGGCCGTTCTGGCGTGCATGTTCTTCGCGGCCATCTCCGGCTCGAGCCCGGCCACCGTGGTTGCCGTGGGTACCCTCATCATCCCGGCCATGATCAAGAGCGGTTACGGCAAGGACTTCTCCACCGGTCTTGTCACCACGTCGGGCTCCCTCGGCATCCTGATTCCGCCGTCGATCCCGCTGATCGTCTATGGAATCTCCACAGAGCAGTCGATCGGTGACCTCTTCGTCGCCGGGATCGGGCCGGGCATCATGGCCGGTATCGGGCTGCTGATCCTCGCCGTCGTCGTGTCCCGGCGCAAGAAATACGGCATGGGCCTGAACGCCATCCGCATGAGCAAGTACGAGCGCTTCACCGCGCTGCGGGACGCCTCGCTCAGCCTGTTCCTGCCGATCTTCGTGCTCGGTGGAATCTACACCGGCATCTTCACCCCCACCGAAGCTGCGGCGATGGCTGTGTTCTACGCCCTCATCGTGTCGATCTTCGTTTACAAGGAGATCAAGCTCAAGGACATGCCGTCGATTCTGATGGCGTCTGCGCGGACATCGTCGATGGTGATGTTCATCGTGGCCTCGGGAATCCTGTTCTCTTTCGTGCTCACGGCCGAACGCATCCCGGGCCAGGTGAGCGAGGCGCTGCTGGCCTCGGAACTCACCCCGGTGATGTTCCTCATCATGGTGAACGTGCTCCTGCTCGTGGTGGGAATGTTCATGGAGACCTCGAGCGCCATTCTGATTCTCGCTCCGGTGCTGCTGCCGGTGGCGATGGAACTCGGCGTCGACCCGATCCACTTCGGCATCATCATGGTGCTGAACCTGGAGATCGGAATGATGACTCCACCGCTCGGGCTCAACCTGTTCGTGGCGAGTGGGCTCACGGGAATGAACATCCTCAGAGTGGCCAAGGCGTGTTTGCCGAGCGTCGGTGTGTTGTTGATTGCGCTCGTCATCGTGACGTTCGTTCCGCAGCTCTCCACCTTCGCGCTCTAG
- a CDS encoding GntR family transcriptional regulator yields the protein MPSRRPAPRARPQLSDEASGYVRGLIMSGELPPGAAVRAETIGAALGISTTPAREALQALRVEGFLELVPRRGFQVAVLTGQDVRDLFTVQALIAGELAARAAVAATPEDISELEALHHELIAAAARGNLELLEEKNHAFHREINLIAGAPKIIWALGLMTRYVPRRFYSSIQGWPDATANDHAQLLARIRSHDAQGTRVAMQSHVEHAGELLAAHFDERTSASQHVAPEPPD from the coding sequence ATGCCCTCCCGCCGCCCCGCGCCGCGCGCGCGCCCGCAACTGAGCGACGAGGCCTCTGGCTACGTGCGGGGACTGATCATGTCCGGCGAGCTGCCGCCCGGGGCGGCCGTGCGAGCCGAGACGATCGGCGCCGCACTGGGCATCTCCACGACCCCGGCACGCGAGGCGTTGCAGGCATTGCGGGTGGAAGGCTTTCTCGAGCTCGTGCCCCGGCGCGGGTTCCAGGTCGCTGTGCTCACCGGGCAGGACGTGCGAGACCTCTTCACGGTGCAGGCCCTGATCGCCGGCGAGTTGGCCGCACGGGCCGCCGTGGCCGCCACACCCGAGGACATCTCCGAGCTCGAGGCGCTGCACCACGAACTGATCGCGGCCGCGGCGCGCGGCAACCTTGAGCTGCTCGAGGAGAAGAACCATGCCTTCCACCGCGAGATCAACCTGATCGCCGGGGCGCCGAAGATCATCTGGGCGCTCGGGCTCATGACGCGGTATGTGCCGCGGCGGTTCTATTCGAGCATCCAGGGATGGCCGGACGCCACGGCTAACGATCACGCTCAGCTACTGGCGCGCATCCGCTCTCATGACGCGCAGGGCACCCGCGTGGCCATGCAGTCACACGTGGAGCACGCTGGCGAATTGCTGGCCGCCCACTTCGACGAGCGCACGTCCGCCTCGCAGCACGTCGCGCCGGAGCCGCCCGACTAA
- a CDS encoding CaiB/BaiF CoA transferase family protein, whose protein sequence is MRALPLAGLTVVSLEQAVAAPFATRQLADLGARVIKVERDTGDFARGYDETVHGMSSYFVWLNRSKESIVLDLKSESGLTVLRELVGRADVLVQNLAPGAVERLGLGPDEALALNPRLIHASISGYGRGGSYEQKKAYDLLVQCEAGLLSVTGTPEDPAKVGVSIADVCAGMYTFSGILTALLQRATTGRGDVLEVSMLEALGEWMQQPYFFAEYGGTPPQRNGAQHASIAPYGPFDTADGTVFFGIQNEREWAAFCTDVLGSPLLGEHPDFRGNALRVQNRPALHAAILEVLGGLDSVEVLARLDRANIANAQLRSMHDFSAHPQLAERGRWQNVDSPVGRVRSLIPPVTSRETGFRMDPVPAIGQHTEQILAELGLSL, encoded by the coding sequence ATGCGCGCGCTACCGCTGGCCGGGCTCACTGTCGTCTCCCTCGAGCAGGCTGTTGCCGCGCCCTTTGCCACCCGCCAGCTGGCCGACCTCGGCGCCCGGGTGATTAAAGTAGAGCGGGACACCGGCGACTTCGCCCGCGGCTACGACGAGACCGTGCACGGCATGTCGAGCTACTTCGTGTGGCTCAATCGCAGTAAAGAGAGCATCGTGCTCGACCTGAAGAGCGAGTCGGGCCTCACTGTGCTGCGTGAGCTCGTCGGCCGCGCGGACGTGCTCGTGCAGAACCTCGCTCCGGGGGCGGTGGAGCGACTCGGCCTGGGGCCCGATGAGGCCCTCGCGCTCAACCCTCGACTCATCCACGCCTCCATCTCGGGCTACGGCCGCGGCGGAAGTTACGAGCAGAAAAAGGCCTACGACCTACTCGTACAGTGCGAGGCCGGCCTGCTCAGCGTCACCGGCACACCCGAGGACCCGGCCAAGGTGGGCGTGTCGATCGCGGATGTCTGCGCCGGCATGTACACCTTCTCCGGAATCCTCACCGCGCTTTTGCAACGCGCGACGACCGGACGCGGCGACGTACTGGAGGTGTCCATGCTCGAGGCGCTGGGCGAGTGGATGCAGCAGCCCTATTTCTTTGCAGAGTACGGCGGCACTCCCCCACAGCGTAACGGCGCACAGCACGCATCGATTGCCCCCTACGGCCCCTTCGACACGGCGGACGGAACCGTATTCTTCGGCATCCAGAACGAGCGCGAATGGGCGGCCTTCTGCACGGACGTGCTCGGAAGCCCGCTCCTCGGGGAGCACCCGGATTTTCGGGGCAATGCCCTACGGGTGCAGAACCGACCCGCGCTGCATGCGGCGATTCTCGAGGTGCTCGGTGGCCTGGACTCCGTGGAAGTGCTCGCCCGACTGGACCGTGCCAATATCGCCAACGCGCAGCTACGCAGCATGCATGACTTCTCCGCGCATCCGCAGCTGGCCGAACGCGGCCGGTGGCAGAACGTCGACTCGCCCGTGGGCCGTGTGCGGAGCCTGATTCCCCCGGTGACGAGCCGCGAGACCGGATTTCGCATGGATCCGGTGCCCGCAATCGGGCAGCACACCGAGCAGATCCTGGCCGAGCTCGGGCTGTCGCTCTAG
- a CDS encoding MaoC family dehydratase — protein MTEHTLSPDSSGRVIAGWTGRLWEDFAVGDIYYHPLGKTVTEGDNQMFTLMTQNVAKTHIDSNFALRTEYKLPLVNSTFILALVTGQSTIDLSMNVFANLGWDEVRMPSPVFEGDTIYSRSKVLATRASKSRPSLGLVTVATEGYNQDSVIVMSYQRTFMVYRQGHLPDLDDTRPSEASLPATPEAN, from the coding sequence ATGACCGAGCACACCCTGTCCCCCGATTCCTCCGGCCGCGTCATTGCGGGCTGGACCGGTCGCCTGTGGGAGGACTTCGCGGTCGGTGACATCTACTACCACCCGTTGGGCAAGACCGTCACCGAGGGCGACAACCAGATGTTCACGCTGATGACGCAGAACGTGGCCAAGACGCATATCGACAGCAACTTTGCACTACGCACCGAGTACAAGCTGCCGCTCGTGAACTCCACCTTCATCCTCGCCCTGGTCACCGGGCAGTCGACGATCGACCTGTCGATGAACGTGTTCGCTAATCTCGGCTGGGACGAAGTGCGCATGCCCAGCCCCGTCTTCGAGGGCGACACCATCTACTCTCGCTCCAAGGTGCTGGCCACCCGTGCCTCGAAGTCCCGGCCCAGCCTGGGCCTGGTGACCGTGGCGACAGAGGGCTACAACCAAGACAGCGTCATTGTGATGAGCTACCAGCGCACCTTCATGGTCTACCGCCAGGGACACCTGCCCGACCTCGACGACACCCGCCCCAGCGAGGCGAGCCTGCCGGCGACGCCCGAAGCGAACTAG